GCCTGCACGAGCAGGCCGCCAAGCATGGCCAAGGGGAAGAGCGGAAAGGCCTCCAGTCGCGGGTGGAGCAGCTTGAGCAGCACGAGCAGACCCCAACCGATCAGCACGGCCACGGCGATGATGGCAAAGTGAAAGGTCAAGGGCTCGATCGCCTCCGTCGCCACCGTCGCGGTCGCGATCGAGTAGCGCTTCTTCTCCGGGATCAGGCCGAGCCGCTTGTAGGCCGGGATGCCGTGTCGCTCGTTCAAACACGCGCAATAGCCGCGGCGAATCGCGACGTTGATCATCACCACGCCGAGCACCACGGCGGCGATGATCCCGACGGTGGCGGACATCTGCGCGAGATCCGCCCCAGCGGGGAAGCCCAGCTTATGGAACGTGGTTCGCATGCCGGCGGCCGTGCCGTGGCCCCCCGAAAAGCCGATCTCGACGATGGTCGCGAAGATCGGCCGCGTGCCGAAGAGCGGCGAGAGCACGAGGGTCGTGGTCAAGAGCGCGACCAGGTACTGGCCCATTCCGGTGACCACGCCAAAGCAGAGCTGGGGGCCGCCGATGCTCCATAGGCGCTTGGGTGAGGGCAGGCGCACCCCGAGAAAGAGCGAGGCAAAGACCACGCTGATCAGGATGCCGGGAATCTGGCGCCAGTAGCCCAGAACCCAGGTGGGGATGGCCTTGAGCACATAGGGGCCGAGCGCCAGCGCGACGAAGCCAGCGATGATCGACGAGGGAAGAAAGAGCCGCTGGAGCAGCGGAACATGGACGCGCAGCGCCTTCCCCAGCAGGAGGAAGACCGCCAGCAGGCAGAAGCTGAAGAGAAATCCGTCAGCGCCCCGCATCGGCCCCTTTCCGTCGCGACCAAGCCATCCGTGAGGGTCTCGCCCGTCGAGCGTGGTCCGCTCCCGAGGGCAGAGGCACGCAGGCAGGCGGAGCACCGATCCGTCGGAGCAAGCGGAGCCACCCACCGGACTTGAACCGGTGACCTGCGGTTTACGAAACCGCTGCTCTACCAACTGAGCTAGGGTGGCAGCGCCAGGGGCGCAAGTGGGCGGCATTATGCCGGTGGGGTCAGTCTGGCGTCAAGCGCGAGCCAGTGGGGCCAGTCGGCGCGCGACCTTGCTGGCCACGCCCTCGAAACTAGCCCACGTCGCGAGCGCCTAGAGCTCGATCGTGGCGCGCACGACTTGGCGCTCGGGCACCTGGCGCACGGTGAAGCCGGCGCGCTCGGCGATGCGCTGCATGCCGAGGTTGTCGGGCTGGATATCGGCGCCGATGCGCTGGAGGTGCTCGTCACGGCCGAAGCGCACCAGCTCCTGGAGGAGCTTGGTGCCGAGCCCGCGGCGCTGGGTGGGATCGGCGACGACGATCGCGAACTCAGCCTCGTCGCGACCGGGCAGCTTGCTCAGGCGACCGACCGCCAGGATGGAGCGGCCCTGCGCAGCGCCCTGCTCGGCGACCAGCGCCAGCTCGCGGTCGTAGTCGTTGAAGCAGACGCGCTGCAGTCGCTCGTGCGCCACGCGATGGCTGAGGTGCATATCGTGGAGGTAGCGCTGGCGCACGGTGTCGGCGGAGAGCGTCTCGTGGAACCTCACCATCAGCGGCTCGTCGTCCGGGCGGATCGGACGGATGGTCACGCTCGCGCCGTCGGGCAAGCTCCACGGCATCACGTATTGCTGTGGGTAGGGGCGAATGGCGGCGCGCGGTAGCTCTTCCTCCGTGAGCTCGGGGCCGTGGAGCACGACGCGCGCGTCCAGCGCAATCAGGCCCTGGGGCGAGGCCAGCAGCGGGTTGATGTCGCATTCCTTGATCCAGCGCTGCTCGACGACGAGCTGGCTGAAGCGAACGATCAGCGCCTCGAGGGCCGGGAGATCGACCGGGGCGCGGCCACGGACCCCGCGTAACGCCTCGACGATCTTGGTGCGCTCCATCATCCGGCGCGCCAGCGTGGCGGTGAGCGGTGGCAGCCCGAGCGCGCTGTCCTTGAAGACCTCGACGAGCTGACCGCCGGCGCCGAAGAGCAGCACGGGTCCGAACTGCGGATCCTGCGAGCTGCCGAGGATCAACTCGTAGCCCTCATGGCGCACCATCGGCTGAACCACGACGCCCTGGAAGTGGCTCGCGCCGAGCCGCTCACCGACGGTGCGCTCGATGGTCGCGAAGGCCTCCTCCACGGCGCGCTCATCTTGGAGATTGAGGCGTACCCCGCCCACGTCCGTCTTATGCGTGATCGTCAGCGAGTGGATCTTGAGCACGACCGGATAACCGAAGGCCTTGGCCGCCACGACGGCCTCCTGCGCCGTGCTGGCGACCGCGGCCGGCGTCGTCGGGATGCCGTAGGCCGCCAGGAGTCGCTTCGATTCGATCTCCGTCAGCAGCGTGCGTCCGGCGGCGCGCGTCTCCTCGATGATCTGCGTGGCGGCCTTGATGTCGGGCGCGTTGGTGGTGGCAACGCCCGACGTGCCCGGTGTCTCGTAGATCGCGCGCAGCGCCTGGGCGTAGCGCGCCATGTAGCAGAAGGCCCGCGCCGCGTCGTCGGCGTAGCGGAAGGTGGCGATGTCGGAGCGGTTGAGGATGTCGGTGCCGGCGTCGACGCTCGTGCCACCCATCCAGCTCGCGAGCACGGGTTTTCCTGTGGCCCGGGCGTAGGGTACGAGGCGCTCGGCCGTCTGCGTCGGATCCGTCATGTCCTGCGGTGTGAGCACGACCAGCAGGCCATCGCTGTTGGGGTCGCGCGCAGCGATCTCCAGCGCCTTGGCATAGCGTTCGGCGTCGGCGTCGCCGAGGATGTCGACCGGATTGCCGTGGCTCCAATGGGGCGGGAGGAGCTGATCGAAGGCCGCGATGGTCTGGGGGGCGAGCTCTGCGAGTTGACCGCCAACGGCGATCAGGGCGTCGGTCGCCAGCACGCCCGGCCCGCCCGCGTTGGTCAGCACGGTCAGGCGCGGACCCTTCGGCGTCGGCTGCTTGGCCAGCACCTCGGCCATGTTGAAGAGGTCTGCGATGCGGTGGATGCGCAGCACCCCGACGCGACGGAAGGCGGCGTCGAGCACAGCATCGCTGCCAGCGAGCGTGCCGGTGTGGGAGGCGGCTGCCTTGGCCGCCTGTTCGCTTTGCCCAGCCTTGATCACGACGATCGGCTTGCTCAGGGCGACCTCGCGCGCGGCCGAGAGGAAGGCGCGCGCATCGCCGATCGACTCCATATAGATCACGATGCTCTTGGTGTGGGGATCACTGCCGAGATGGTCGATCAGGTCGCCCCAGCTGACGTCGAGCATCGAGCCGATCGACACGAAGGCGCTGAAGCCGACGCGCTCGCGGAAGCTCCAGTCGAGGATGGCCGTGCAGAGCGCGCCGCTCTGGCTGATGAAGGCGACATTGCCGGGCTGGCCCATTCCGGCAGCGAAGGTGGCGTTGAGGCCCGTCCGTGGGCTCATCACGCCGAGGCAGTTGGGGCCGATGACGCGCATCTTGGCGAGCCGGGCGTGCTGGAGGATTTCCTGCTCGAGGGCCACCCCGGGAGCGCCGAGCTCTTTGAAGCCGGCGGAGATGATGACGGCGTTCTTAATGCCGGCCGCGGCGCATTGGCGAATGACGTCCGGAACCACGCGCGCCGGCGTGATTACGACCGCAAGATCGATCGGCTCGGGGACGTCGGCGACCGTGGGATAGGCGCGAATGCCGAGCACGCTCGAGCGCCCGATGTTCACCGGGTACACAGTGCCCCCGAAGGGGCTAGCGATCAGGTTCTTGAGGACGGTGCGGCCGACGCTGCCGGGCGTTTCGCTGGCGCCGATCACCGCGACGCTTTGCGGCGTGAAGAAGGCGTCGAGCGGCCGGCGTCCATGACCGAGGTAGTCGTGAGCGGGGTCCCGCGTGGTGAGGGGCTGAGATGGGTGGCGCATGGCGACGTTTTTATCACGTGCGCGGCCTTGTGCGCATGGGCGCTGTGGCGATCGGCTTGCCCGCGGGGACCTCCCGGCCGAGGGGGTCGGCCAATCAGGTGACGGATGCATTCGTGGCCGCGGCGGGGATACGATCGCAGGCCAGGCCATGCGCGTGCGCTTGCGCCTCAGGCCTCGCGGTAGAGGGCGAGGCCCTCGCGTCGAAACTCGGCGGCCTTGTCGGCCAGCGCGGCGTCAAGCGCTGCCTCGCTGGCGGGCGTCGTCGCGGCGGCGGTTTCGAGGGCGGTTTCGAGGGCGCTGGCCGCATCGCGCAGCTCCTGCGAGATCCGCATCGAGCAGAACTGGGGGCCGCACATCGAGCAGAAGTGGGCGAGCTTGGCGGCGGGTGCCGGCAGGGTCTCATCGTGGAAGCTCTGGGCGCGCTCGGGGTCGAGCGCGAGCGCGAACTGGTCGGCCCAGCGGAACTCGAAGCGAGCCTTGGAGAGCGCGTTGTCGCGCTGTTGCGCCGCCGGATGGCCCTTGGCCAGGTCGGCGGCATGGGCGGCGATCTTGTAGGCGATGATGCCTTCCTTGACGTCGTCGCGGTCGGGGAGCCCGAGGTGCTCCTTGGGCGTGACGTAACAGAGCAGCGCCGTGCCGAACCAGCCGATCATCGCCGCGCCGATCGCGGAGGTGAGGTGGTCGTAGCCGGGGGCGATGTCGGTAACCAGCGGGCCGAGCGTGTAGAAGGGCGCCTCCTGGCAGACGCGGAGCTGGCGCTCGACGTTCTCGCGCACGAGCTGCATCGGGACGTGGCCCGGCCCCTCGATCATCACCTGGACGTCATGCTCCCAGGCCAGGCGGGTCAGCTCGCCCAAGGTATCGAGCTCGGCGAACTGCGCCTCGTCGTTCGCGTCGGCGATGCTGCCGGGGCGTAGACCGTCGCCGAGCGAGAAGGCAACGTCGTAGGCCTTCATGATCTCGCAGATCTCGGCGAAGTGGGTATAGAGGAAGTTCTCGCGGTGGTGCGCCAGACACCACTTGGCGAGGATGGACCCGCCGCGCGAGACGATGCCAGTGACGCGGCGCGCGGTCAGCGGGATGTAGGGCAGCCGCACGCCGGCGTGAATCGTGAAGTAGTCGACGCCCTGTTCGGCCTGTTCGATCAAGGTGTCGCGGAAGAGCTCCCAGGTCAGCTCCTCGGCCCGTCCGTCGACCTTCTCCAGCGCCTGATAGATCGGCACCGTACCGATCGGCACCGGCGCGTTTCGCACGATCCATTCCCGTGTCTCGTGGATGTGCTTGCCGGTGGAGAGGTCCATCACCGTGTCGGCGCCCCATTGGATCGCCCACAGCAGCTTGCCCACCTCGTCATCGATGCTCGAGGCGAGGGCCGAGTTGCCGATGTTCGCGTTGATCTTCACCAGGAAGCTGCGGCCGATCACCATCGGTTCGAGCTCCGGGTGATTGAGGTTGCAGGGGATGATGGCGCGGCCGCGGGCGACCTCGTCGCGCACGTACTCGGGCGTGATGCTGCGGGGGATCACTGCACCGAGGTGCTCGCCCGCGTGCTGACGCAAGAGCACCGGATCGCGCAGCGCCTCGCGCCGCTGGTTCTCGCGGAGGGCGATGAACTCCATTTCCGGCGTCACGACGCCGCGTCGCGCGTAGTGCAGCTGCGTGACGTTCGCGCCGCTGCGCGCCCGCCGCGGCGCGCCGGAGGCCGGGAAGCGCAAGCCGTCGAGGGCCGGGTCGCCGAGACGTTGTCGCCCGAAGGCCGAGCTGAGGCCCGCGAGAGGCTCGCTGTCGCCGCGGGCCGCGATCCACGCGCGGCGTAGCGCCGGCAGGCCACGCCGCAGATCCGCGTGGTAGGCCGGGTCCCCGTAGGGTCCCGCGGTGTCGTAGACGCAGATGGCCTCGTTGGCCTCGCTGCCGCTACGCGTGGGCGTCGCGGAGATCGCGATCTCGCGCAAGGGGACGCGCACGCCCTCCTGGCGGCCTTCGACGTAGATACGGCGCGAGCTGGGAAATGGCGCGGTGGCCAGCGGTAGACCCGTGGGGGCGGTCGCTGGTGCGCTGCGCGGTGTGGTGCTCATGGTTGGTGCGTGCCCTTTCCGGGCGGCAAAGGGTGGTCTCGGCGCCGACGATGACGACGTCAGGGGAGACTCGCCTTGCAGCCCCCAGACCAGTTGGCCGAGCAGTCGTAGTCCGTCTGCTGCGGCGTGACCACGGCCCCAGGCCAGGCGATGGTGGCGGCGGTCCAGACGTGTCGCGGCGCCAGGTTCTCCTTGCGCAGCACGATTGGCGCGCGGCCCTTGAGATTGATGATGAGCTGCCCATCCGACGCGGCGTCACCGCCGCCCCAGTGCTCGACCATCACCGTATAGACGCCCTGCTCCGGCTTCGAGAAGTAGATGTTCTCGGGGCCGAAGGCGCCGGTGTTGTCGACGTCTTTCTTCGGATTGTCGCTGGCGTCATCGACGACACCCCAGTCCGGCGTTGTGTTGATGCACGAGGTCCAGGTGCAATCGGTGGCGTTGTCGTTGATGTGGCCACCCGGCTTGATCAGGTGCAGCTCCCAGTCATCGCCGATTTCGTCCCAGGCGAGCGTCAGGCGCAGATCGGCGTCGACGCAGCCTGTTGTGGTCACGCGGTAGACCAAGGCGAGGAGGCCCGCGCCATTGGTCCAGACCAGCTTCACGAGCTGGGCACCGCAGAAGAGTGGGATCGCGACGCCGAAGCTTCCAGTTGCCCGGGTGGGCACGGTGCCGCTCGCCGCCTGGCCGGCCTCGCTGACCACGTAGAACTCGCCATCGCCCGTGGCTCCGCTGACCGTGCCCTCGAAGCTGCGCGAGGTCTGCGTCGCGCTGATCGTGAAGTTGCTCTCGGTGCTGTCGGGGCAGGCCGAGCAACGCTGCTTGCCGGCAGTGGCAGCGTTCGGCGCCGGGTCTACGACGCCCTTGGTCGCGGCGTCGGCGAGGGTGGCGTCGCGCTGGCCGGCGGCGCCATCGCGTCGAGTAGTGCCGCCGTCGCGCTGAGTGGCGCCACGGTCGCGGTTTGCGCCGTTATCCTCGCTGTCACTGCAGCCCCATGTCATCATGGCGCCGGCGAGCATCAGAGCAAAGATCGATGATGTGCGGGTCATGCGTCGACCTCCGAGGTTAGGCTTGGTCTGCGGCGAGCAACCCGGTTCTTACCGCTCGTGGCTGCAGTGTCAACCGCTGAATTGTCAACCGCTGAATTGGCAACCGGTGAATTGGCAACCGGTGAATGGAGCGCGATCGCTCTACTGCGCCTCAATTCGCGACGCCGCTCGTCGATGAGGGTCCTACTGTCTTATGCCGGGAGGAGTGAGCTCCATGGGTCACCGCAAGTGCATCACGTTTTTTTTCGCCGCCTTGTTGATGGCTGCTCAGCCGCTGCTTGCGGGCTGCGGCGACGGTGACCTTGTCCTGGGCGATGGCGGGACGGTCGATGGCGGACGCTCCACCAGAGATGGGGGCGGCGCGAAGGCCGATGGTGGTGCTGCGCGGGGTGATGCGTCGAGCGGCGATGGGAGGGCCGGCCCCGTCGCGCTCTTGGAGCTTGCGGGCGCGCCGGCGATCGCCTTCACCGCCGTGGTGGGGGGGGCCGCAGACGAGCAGACGATTACCATCGATAACGGCGGTGGGGCTGCGGCCACGGCGCTCGTCGGCACCGTAGGTGCTCCCTTCGTCTTCAAGGGAGGCAGCTATCCGGGCGCCGGTGGCACCTGCGGCGCGATGTTGGGCGCCGCCACGAACTGCACGGTGGTGATCGCCTTCGCTCCAGCGGCTCCCGGCGAGGTCCTCGGCACCCTCGCCTTCGACTACTGGGATGGTCAGCGTCAGCAGCGTGCGCAGCGCTCACTGGTCGGCGGTGGCCGGAGACCCGCGGTTCTCGCGATCAGCGACGGCCCGACGTTTTCGTTTGGCGCTGGGGTGATCGGGACCACGACCGAGCAGATCTTCACCGTGAACAATGCAGGGGGCAGCGAGGCGAGGGCCTTGGCCGCCGGCGCGCTCGCCGCGCCCTTCGCCTTCAAGGGAGGAAGCTTCCCGGGCGGGGGGAGCTGTGGCGCGACGCTGGCCGCCGGTGCGAGCTGCACGCTGGTGGTGGTCTATACGCCGGCCGACGCGGCGGCGCATGGAGGGACGGTCAGCCTCGCCTATGACAATGGAGCGCTGGGGCAGCAGGCGGTGCAGCCGACCACAGTGGGGTTGGCAGGGGCCGGGATCACGCCCGCGGCGCTGTCGATCTCGGAGGGCGAGCCCTATGACTTCGGACCTCAGCCGATCGGCGTCAGCGTCGACAAGACCCTGACCGTCCACAATGGCGGCGCTGCCGCGGCCGCGAGCCTATCCTCCGCGGCGCTGGGCAATGGCTTCGACTACAAGGGGGGCGTCTATCCCGGCACAGGTGGAGCTGCGCGGCGGCGTTGGACGGGCTGGCCTCGTGCACGGTCGTGATCACCTTCGCGCCCTCCGAGACCGGGGACGCTGGGGCGACGCTGACCCTGCACTATGCCAGTGGCCTCGGCAGCGAGAGCGCGACGCGCACGCTCGCCGGGCGCGGGCTCAGTCGCGCGGAGCTGGTCTTCGATGCGGGCGCCAGCTTCGATTTCGGCACGGTCGCCGTGGGGGACCTGATCGAAGAGAGCTTCGTGATTACCAATCTGGGGCAGGTCAGCGCGACCGCGATCACCCCGTCGGCGGGGCCGACGGCGGCCTTTGCCTACGCGGGAGGCAGCGCTCCGGGCAGTGGCGGAACCTGCGGACCGGTGCTCCTCCCCTTTGCCTCGTGCACGATCGTCCTCAGCTATCACCCGTCGGCCAGCGGCGAGGTCAGCTCGGCGGTGAGTCTCAGCTACCACGATGGGGTCGAAGCCAAGGCCGCAGCGCTGCAGCTGCGTGGGGCGGCGACGGCTGCGGCCTTCCTCGTGCTCTCGGATGGCCCGACCTACGACTTCGGCACCATCGCCCTGAGCAGCGCCCGGGCGCACGCCTTCACCTTGAGAAATAGCGGCGCGGTGGCGGCGACGGGGATGCTGCCCGGGTCGATCGACGCGCCCTTTGAGCTGTCCGGCGGGTACCCTGGCGTCGGGGGCGATTGCGGCACGACGCTGGCACCCGCTGCGAGCTGCACGCTGGTCGTCGCCTTCGCACCGACGGAAAACGGAGGCGCGAGCAGCACGCTGACCCTGGTCTACTACGACGGCGCGGCCACCCAGGAGGCGACGCGCGCGCTGGCTGGAAGCGGAACGACTGGCGCGGCGCTGAGCTTCGAAGCGGCGCCGACCTATGACTTTGGCCGCCAGTCCGTTGGCGCCTCCAGCGAGGTCGCGCTGACGCTAACCAATAGCGGCGCGCTGGCTACCGATGGCGCACTGGAGAGCGCGACCACCCTCTCGAAGGGCTTCGCCTTCAAGGGGGGCGCGTTCCCGGGCAGCGGTGGAACCTGCGGTCCGGCGCTCGGCGCCGGGGCGAGCTGCACCGTGGTCGTGACCTTTGCACCCGCGGGCAATGGGCCGGCAAAGGCGCGAATGGTGGTCGTCGACGGTGTCGGCGGCGATCCGAATCATGCCGAGCTGGCGCTAGAGGGCCTTGGCGTCGCGCCAGCCGCGCTGTCGATCTCCGACGGACCGTCTCACGACTTCGGCGATCGCACGGTCGGGACGAGCACGCGCAGGCAGCTTTCGATCAGCAACAAGGGCGGGGTGACGGCGACGGCCATCAGCGTCAGCGGGCTGACGGCCCCCTTCGCGGCGGTGGGGGGCAGCTGTGGTGCCACGCTCGACCCGTCCGCGAGCTGCACGATTTCTGTCGACTACCAACCTGCGGCGCCGGGTGAGCATGCCGATGCCGTCTTGCTCGACTTCAACGACGGCGCGGCCATGCAGCGCGTGACGCGCGAGCTGACAGGAAGGGCGCTTGCGCCTTCAATCTTGACCATCTCCGATGGTCCGACGCTCGAGTTCGGTGCGCGAGCCACGGGGTCGGTGAGCGAGGCGACCCTGACCGTGACGAACAGCGGCGCCTCGGCGGCCACGAGCCTGAGCGCGGCGGCCCTCGCCGGGCCCTTCAGCTTCAAGGGTGGCGCCTACCCCGGGACCGGCGGCACCTGCGCTGAGGCCCTCGCGCCGGGCAGCGGCTGCCTCCTGGTCGTCGCATTTGCACCGACCAGCGTCGGCCTGGGCAGCGCCAGCCTCGTCATCGACTACAACGATGGCGCGGCGGCCGGGCGTGCGGAGAGGGCCCTGTCTGGGACGGGTCTCTCGCCGGCGCGACTCGAGCTCGCGCCGGCGGGCGCACTGGACTTCGGCACGGTGGTGGTCGGGTCGATGCGCCTGGCGTCCTACTTTGTGCGGAACAGCGGAGGGGTGGCGGCGACGGACGTCGCGCTCTCGGGCGTGACAGGGCCCTTTAGCGCCAGCGCCACGACCTGCGCCCCGGCGCTGGCTCCGGGTGCGAGTTGCGACATCTCCGTGACCTTTGCGGCCCCGGTTGCGTTTGGTGCGGCAACGGGCGAGCTGGTGGTCGAATACGGCGATGGCGTGGCGACGCGGACCACGCGCGGTGTGCTGAAGGGCGTTGCTGCTGCGCCGGCGCTGCTGGCGCTCTCTGACGGGCCCACCTTCGACTTCGGCACGGTTGGCCTCGGCGCCGGCGCGCAGCACATCTTCACGGTGACCAATACCGGCGGCGTTTCCCCCGCGGGGTTGGCGGCGCTGAGCTTGACGGCCCCCTTTGCCTTCTCCGGCGGGGCCTTCCCCGGCGTTGGTGGGAGCTGCGGCTTCGGCCTGGCGCCGGGCGCCAGTTGCACCGTGGTGGTGACCTTCACGCCGACGGTGGCCGGCCCGGCCACGGATAACCTCGCGCTGGTCTACCACGACGGTGCGAGGGATACGGCGGCGGCGCGGGCCCTGCGTGCCGTGGCGACGCAGCAGGCTGCGCTGACGATCAGCGACTACCCGCAGGAGTACTACCAGCAGTACGGGCTGCAGCCAGACGGGGCAGTGCATGACTATGGCCGCAGCGGCGTCGGTCGCGCTGCCCAGCACGTCTTCGTCGTCACCAACACCGGGGCGGTCGCGGCTACGGCCCTGAGCGCGGCGACACTGGATTCGGGCTTCAGCTTCGCAGGCGGCGGCAGCTTCCCGGGTCAGGGCGGTAGCTGCGCGGGCACCTTGGCGGTGGGCGCGAGCTGCACGGTCGCGGTCGCCTTCAGCCCGCCGGCGGCGGAGCCTTACACCTCGCAGCTCGCGCTCGACTACCACGACGGGGTCGCGACGGTGACCGCCACGCGCGCGCTCGCCGGCGAGGGCGTCACGACCGCCGTGCTGACGCTCTCGGACTTCGAGGGACGTGTTCGGCTCGGGCCGGCGTACGACTACGGCACGCAGGGGATCGGCAGCGCGACGTCGCATGCCTTCTACCTGGAGAATCAAGGTGGCGCG
The Pseudomonadota bacterium DNA segment above includes these coding regions:
- a CDS encoding sodium:glutamate symporter — encoded protein: MRGADGFLFSFCLLAVFLLLGKALRVHVPLLQRLFLPSSIIAGFVALALGPYVLKAIPTWVLGYWRQIPGILISVVFASLFLGVRLPSPKRLWSIGGPQLCFGVVTGMGQYLVALLTTTLVLSPLFGTRPIFATIVEIGFSGGHGTAAGMRTTFHKLGFPAGADLAQMSATVGIIAAVVLGVVMINVAIRRGYCACLNERHGIPAYKRLGLIPEKKRYSIATATVATEAIEPLTFHFAIIAVAVLIGWGLLVLLKLLHPRLEAFPLFPLAMLGGLLVQAVATPLKITLYFDRDTFDRLLGFSLDVLVIAAIAAIRLDLFLDHLWPFLIVMATGIGWVVFTTAFVAPRMFPNYWFERAITEYGMQTGVTAIGLLLLRLVDPMYKTDTATAFGFKQMIYEPFLGGGLVTALSPILIHELGPWVSMAVSAAIMAVFGAISHFSGWTRRDPALVFEAPHDHPVEDLR
- a CDS encoding bifunctional acetate--CoA ligase family protein/GNAT family N-acetyltransferase, encoding MRHPSQPLTTRDPAHDYLGHGRRPLDAFFTPQSVAVIGASETPGSVGRTVLKNLIASPFGGTVYPVNIGRSSVLGIRAYPTVADVPEPIDLAVVITPARVVPDVIRQCAAAGIKNAVIISAGFKELGAPGVALEQEILQHARLAKMRVIGPNCLGVMSPRTGLNATFAAGMGQPGNVAFISQSGALCTAILDWSFRERVGFSAFVSIGSMLDVSWGDLIDHLGSDPHTKSIVIYMESIGDARAFLSAAREVALSKPIVVIKAGQSEQAAKAAASHTGTLAGSDAVLDAAFRRVGVLRIHRIADLFNMAEVLAKQPTPKGPRLTVLTNAGGPGVLATDALIAVGGQLAELAPQTIAAFDQLLPPHWSHGNPVDILGDADAERYAKALEIAARDPNSDGLLVVLTPQDMTDPTQTAERLVPYARATGKPVLASWMGGTSVDAGTDILNRSDIATFRYADDAARAFCYMARYAQALRAIYETPGTSGVATTNAPDIKAATQIIEETRAAGRTLLTEIESKRLLAAYGIPTTPAAVASTAQEAVVAAKAFGYPVVLKIHSLTITHKTDVGGVRLNLQDERAVEEAFATIERTVGERLGASHFQGVVVQPMVRHEGYELILGSSQDPQFGPVLLFGAGGQLVEVFKDSALGLPPLTATLARRMMERTKIVEALRGVRGRAPVDLPALEALIVRFSQLVVEQRWIKECDINPLLASPQGLIALDARVVLHGPELTEEELPRAAIRPYPQQYVMPWSLPDGASVTIRPIRPDDEPLMVRFHETLSADTVRQRYLHDMHLSHRVAHERLQRVCFNDYDRELALVAEQGAAQGRSILAVGRLSKLPGRDEAEFAIVVADPTQRRGLGTKLLQELVRFGRDEHLQRIGADIQPDNLGMQRIAERAGFTVRQVPERQVVRATIEL
- the thiC gene encoding phosphomethylpyrimidine synthase ThiC, giving the protein MSTTPRSAPATAPTGLPLATAPFPSSRRIYVEGRQEGVRVPLREIAISATPTRSGSEANEAICVYDTAGPYGDPAYHADLRRGLPALRRAWIAARGDSEPLAGLSSAFGRQRLGDPALDGLRFPASGAPRRARSGANVTQLHYARRGVVTPEMEFIALRENQRREALRDPVLLRQHAGEHLGAVIPRSITPEYVRDEVARGRAIIPCNLNHPELEPMVIGRSFLVKINANIGNSALASSIDDEVGKLLWAIQWGADTVMDLSTGKHIHETREWIVRNAPVPIGTVPIYQALEKVDGRAEELTWELFRDTLIEQAEQGVDYFTIHAGVRLPYIPLTARRVTGIVSRGGSILAKWCLAHHRENFLYTHFAEICEIMKAYDVAFSLGDGLRPGSIADANDEAQFAELDTLGELTRLAWEHDVQVMIEGPGHVPMQLVRENVERQLRVCQEAPFYTLGPLVTDIAPGYDHLTSAIGAAMIGWFGTALLCYVTPKEHLGLPDRDDVKEGIIAYKIAAHAADLAKGHPAAQQRDNALSKARFEFRWADQFALALDPERAQSFHDETLPAPAAKLAHFCSMCGPQFCSMRISQELRDAASALETALETAAATTPASEAALDAALADKAAEFRREGLALYREA
- a CDS encoding choice-of-anchor D domain-containing protein; this translates as MGHRKCITFFFAALLMAAQPLLAGCGDGDLVLGDGGTVDGGRSTRDGGGAKADGGAARGDASSGDGRAGPVALLELAGAPAIAFTAVVGGAADEQTITIDNGGGAAATALVGTVGAPFVFKGGSYPGAGGTCGAMLGAATNCTVVIAFAPAAPGEVLGTLAFDYWDGQRQQRAQRSLVGGGRRPAVLAISDGPTFSFGAGVIGTTTEQIFTVNNAGGSEARALAAGALAAPFAFKGGSFPGGGSCGATLAAGASCTLVVVYTPADAAAHGGTVSLAYDNGALGQQAVQPTTVGLAGAGITPAALSISEGEPYDFGPQPIGVSVDKTLTVHNGGAAAAASLSSAALGNGFDYKGGVYPGTGGAARRRWTGWPRARS
- a CDS encoding choice-of-anchor D domain-containing protein → MDGLASCTVVITFAPSETGDAGATLTLHYASGLGSESATRTLAGRGLSRAELVFDAGASFDFGTVAVGDLIEESFVITNLGQVSATAITPSAGPTAAFAYAGGSAPGSGGTCGPVLLPFASCTIVLSYHPSASGEVSSAVSLSYHDGVEAKAAALQLRGAATAAAFLVLSDGPTYDFGTIALSSARAHAFTLRNSGAVAATGMLPGSIDAPFELSGGYPGVGGDCGTTLAPAASCTLVVAFAPTENGGASSTLTLVYYDGAATQEATRALAGSGTTGAALSFEAAPTYDFGRQSVGASSEVALTLTNSGALATDGALESATTLSKGFAFKGGAFPGSGGTCGPALGAGASCTVVVTFAPAGNGPAKARMVVVDGVGGDPNHAELALEGLGVAPAALSISDGPSHDFGDRTVGTSTRRQLSISNKGGVTATAISVSGLTAPFAAVGGSCGATLDPSASCTISVDYQPAAPGEHADAVLLDFNDGAAMQRVTRELTGRALAPSILTISDGPTLEFGARATGSVSEATLTVTNSGASAATSLSAAALAGPFSFKGGAYPGTGGTCAEALAPGSGCLLVVAFAPTSVGLGSASLVIDYNDGAAAGRAERALSGTGLSPARLELAPAGALDFGTVVVGSMRLASYFVRNSGGVAATDVALSGVTGPFSASATTCAPALAPGASCDISVTFAAPVAFGAATGELVVEYGDGVATRTTRGVLKGVAAAPALLALSDGPTFDFGTVGLGAGAQHIFTVTNTGGVSPAGLAALSLTAPFAFSGGAFPGVGGSCGFGLAPGASCTVVVTFTPTVAGPATDNLALVYHDGARDTAAARALRAVATQQAALTISDYPQEYYQQYGLQPDGAVHDYGRSGVGRAAQHVFVVTNTGAVAATALSAATLDSGFSFAGGGSFPGQGGSCAGTLAVGASCTVAVAFSPPAAEPYTSQLALDYHDGVATVTATRALAGEGVTTAVLTLSDFEGRVRLGPAYDYGTQGIGSATSHAFYLENQGGAPATGLGARLSAAFALRGAGFPGAGGSCGATLAPGEACELIVDFEPTAEGLQSGALAVDYHDGVEAQVATRALAGAGTAQALVRVAEEHGSPLPVAFDFGVVGVGRQVVRRFVLFNVGAEKAEGVWANPSGAAFAVHQADPDPSGGGGSPDDPPACSGELEPRAKCSIWVAFAPTADGTQQGRVIATYFRGGGLIAASDTRALIGTGTTRAELLIVDYREREDAHRDPHDFGIVGLGRTGDRTFYVRNLGAQAATGLSAQGPGAPFSYPDGYPGTLGPAAGAASCGTTVPAGATCAIVLRFTPSASEGSNDAITLEYHDGAELRSARREVTGRGTARAFLRVADYSDGWPSGSRPYDYGLRGQALDHTFYVINDGALAATLSDAGLLAGAFNWTGGSFPGTGGTCGAATLAAGASCTVVVTFTPSGEEAQTGRLGLRYVDAGGEQLAERALAGTATTAPVVQLHSWAGQEEQHGGFDFGLAGKPREQSFFVANLGGSSASITGATLTGSAFAFKGGVFPGSGGTCALNGSVAAGARCEVVVTFDPRFRDSGVTTGLLEVAWTPAAGTGPGGLSRLALAGLVTGRPAIVVRAFPGESDLARPIDLGAVAAAPDGSSTRTQTLYVANLGATDLDDLAPVATAPAGPAIRYLGGAFPGTGGSCSAALPASSTDHCTIVLELAPLAAAVISDAITLGGTDLGGGAISFTRSLVGRGL